DNA from Quercus lobata isolate SW786 chromosome 1, ValleyOak3.0 Primary Assembly, whole genome shotgun sequence:
AGTTCTATCAGGTGAAGCATCATTGGTCATTGCCTTATTACCCGCAAGGGAATGGGTAGGTGGaagcaacaaaaaaaaccctcattAAGATCATCAGCAAGATGAGGCAAGAGTACAGTGGAGGTTGGGCAATGCATCTGCCAGACACACTTTGGGCTTATCAAAGCTCGCCCAAATCTGCCACAGGATTCACTCCCTTCTCCTTATTGTATAGGACAGAAGTGGTGAGCCCAACAGAAGTAATGATACCATCTCTGAGGGTTTGTAGACATGaaggaaggaaaaggaaaaggaaatctTTACGGAAGAAAGGTGCAAGGACCTGGAAGGGTTGGATGAAAAGAGGGAGGAAGCCCAAGAGCGTAGCTACAGATATAGGTAAAGGATAACCAAAACTTATAGTAggacaattaaagaaagaatgttTAAAGAAGGACAACTCGTGTTAAGGATAGTAGACCATGTCAAGCAAGGTATAGCAGGACCATCTAAATTCTCACCAAAATGGAAATGACCCTTCGTGGTAAAGGAAGCACATGCAAGTGAGTACTATCGTTTAGCCCAGATGGATGGAAAAGATTTAATGGACCCCATTAATGGCAAGTGACTGAAACACTATTATGCATAGGAAATATTATGTAATCATTCCTTTTCttccttgttttttttctttcctccaaGTGACCACCCTTGCAGGGGATAATGTCACAAGAAAGCATTGTAGTATGTTTTACCTGTAAATCATGATTAAAAGCAATAGCAAAAAGtaatgaagatcatgaagtatTAGCAATACTGTATCATAAAGCATAATAGTAGTTGTAGCAAATGTAGCATAATAGATTACAAACCCAAAATGTATAAGTCATAGCAGACTTATCAAAATAAGTGCTAGAGAAATAAAGTGTACTATGTAGAGAAAGGGGGGAAAGAAGTAAACACAAGGGAAGGAAATAAAGCAACTTAAGGAATTAGTGTCTAATCAAAGGCCTGAAATAAGGGTCTGATCCTCAAAGTGGCTAGAGCCAGTAGCACCAAAAAGCAGACGCTCACGACGTGCCTCTAAGTCTGCCACCTCCTTCTTCAAGCTCTCGATGTAAGCATCAATGGCATCCACAGCAAGCTAGACCTTCTTCATGAAGAAGGCCCGAGCAATCTCTCATAAGTGGTCCAACAAAAACTCTACAGCGAATCCAATTATGATCAACTCTTGAACTGCAACCCTCCACTGCAAGATCCTCTTCGCAGAAATGGTGTCGATAAAGTTATGCTCAATGTTGTTCATCAAACTCCCTAACAGCTTAAGGAAGTGGTCCCTCGTAGAACGACTGAGAAGGAATCCCTGCATGAAATCTCCACAGTTGCTATAGACCGCCTCCAAATGGGTGATACACTCCTTAGGTACTCGAAAGCCACGAAAATCAACATAAAGAGATCCAACACCCCATAAGTCTGAAAGGTCGAGGTCATTGGTCTCAACATGATTGAATCGAGTAAAGAAGATAGCAGCCTTACTCACAGGGTTAGGAATGGTGGCAAAACTGCTACCAACCTCAAATCGAAAGGTTGGAACCACCTCAATAAGAGACGGACCTGAAAGAGAACAAGAGGTACAACATAAGCCCGTAACgaataaaagaaggaaagagaTGAATGCAACGATGAAGATTTTAGTTGAAGAAAGTACAAAGGTGAGGAAATTACCAGGACCCACAAGAGTGAGGGTTGTGGGTACTGCAGAAATAGGGGATGTAAGCATTGTGGGGTCTGCTACAGTCTTGGGCCCCTCAAGCATGTCCGTGACTACAAGGCAGGAACAATATACGAAGTAAATCAAGGGATATGCTGAGAAATAacaggaagagaagaaaaagaagatccAGTAGAAGTAAAGGACACATACCTATGGCCTCGGCCTCCTGCTCATTACCATCATTGTCCTCATTGGAATCAGAAACTTATGTCTTCATAATGGGTTCATCCTCAGAGTCCTCAAGGAACTCCTTTAACCCCTCATTTGAAGACAAGTCAACATCAGGCCCTCAGGTGGCAGAACTAGGGATAGCAGATAGGGTGACCACCAAGAAAGAACCATTCTTCATGGCTTGGGAGAGGGCAATGAAGGGATCGCTAGCAGATATGACAGAAGGAGTAGCAGGAGAGGTGCTCTCAGTCTAGGATGCTCCTACGAGAGTAACTCCCTTTTGAGGAGTGGGGATCTCAATAGGAATAGGGGCAGACTCCACAGTAACAACTCTTTCGGCCTGGGTACTCTCCTTAGCAAAAATAGGCTCAGATGGAGGAACTAAAGCCTTGGCAGGAGCTCCCTGTGTAGCAACAGCAGAAGCAGAAGCCATGGCCTCAACCACATCATTTGCCTCGTCAAAGAAGCCCTCCATAGGTGTGCCAGCAGAAGCAGGAACCTCCTCACTTGTGGGGTGATAAACAAAGATGGGCTCGGGATCAACCTAAAGGAAGAGTATTAAAGCAGAGAAGGAGATAAacaaacatgcaaaaaaaaagtatatggtAATATGTGATAATGACAAAAAATGAAGATGCATGTACAAATAACGCAAAGGAAAGGGGTGTACCTCAAACTCATGCTCATCAAGCAGTATAAGGTGAGTGGCTGAAGTATCCTCTGTGTTTAGACTGCCAGTGGAGGAGAAAAACACGTGTACAAAGTTAGCCGCAGGAAAGCccaataaataactaaaatgaagaaagaataaaagttAGAGATAGCACACTCTCCTCTTGGCAGTGGCAGATGGGGCTAGTGGAGATGTCTTCCTTTACTGCCACAGGTCCTACTAAAAGGAGGAACATCCACGGATGGCCTTGGAGCAAAAGGCTTAGGCTTTCTTGTAGTAGAACACCTGCTGGAATGAGTACGAGCAAAAGGAGGAGGAGAGCTTTCGAGAACTATGCTGCTAATAGGGGGAAGGCCTCCCTTATATGGAACAAGACAAGAACAAGTCTCGAAAGAGTCATCACCTCTCTTGGCAAACTTAGACTTGGTGTTCCGAGACTTCGAGCCATTCTTCACATGTGTAGGAAGGTTCACTACCTTCACCTTCTTCTCCATCTGCTTCCTAGCATACGCCACCACAAACTTGGTGGGAAGCAACAACCGAAAGTTGGTAGAAATAAGAACATGAAGGCCCTTAAGAGGGATAAGGGAAAACCCACGGCCACCCAACAACTCTTGGCCAAAAGAGGTCATCACAACCTGCCAATACCCATGCATCTGAGTAATGCAAAGGCCCTCTCTTTAAGAACTCGGAATGGTGACTACTATGAAGTGCCTGATCCAAAACTCAAAGGCACTAGGGCACAAGAAAGGCCGGACAGAAGTAGTAGACTCCAAGATAGCAGTGAAGTCATCAAGTATGATCTAATGAACATAGCGGATGCCCTCATCAGCCAAATAAGGCAACCACCCAGCATTGATGGTTGCCAAGTATGTAATCCCCCTCTCATCAAAAGCAGTTAACGAGGTGGTGGTTCCAGTAGTGATCATAAAGGGGCCCATGGCCGAATCAGCACAAGTGAATCCACTACTTAAGTCTCTATAAGCTCTCCAAGAAAAGCCCACTCCCTTATCAAAGAACTCTATGGCAAGGTGCCCAAATGacttcaacccaacccaatgaTAAGCCAACGAAAAATCATAAGCAAAATGGCCATAGAAATCGGTAATCACCTTCGGACAAGACTAGTATTTCTCCTTGGAAAAGCAGACTGACTTGCACTTAGCCAAATGCCTGGCACAATGCTCCCACAATAGGTTCTGTAATATGGTACTATAGGTGGAGGTAGTAACTATATGGTAGGAATCTGCCTGCCTCTCATCACTCTGCAGAATATCTAGCCATACttacaaatgacccaaaaacatAGGAGCCAATGGCAAACTCACCCCAACAGAAATTTTTATGGCTAACCAAAAGTAAAGGGGTTTTACAGCATAATGAGGATGAGAACCAAAGATAAACTTACAAAGCCAAAACGCGACAAAGGTGGCATGGCGGACGGTGGATGGCGGTGGAAGCCTTGGAGAAAGCCCCAACCCAGTGAGACAACTTCACATTCCCACTCATGCCTTTCTTCAACTCGGCCTCCATGGCCTCCCCCTCGGCAGAAAGCTCAATATCATTCAGGTTTGTATCACTGAGAATGGGTAGCAATAGTTGATTCGCCACATCCTCTAAGATCACGGTGATCTCACTGCAAAACAAGAAGGTATGGGTGGCACTACACCATCGATGGACCAAATGGCGGAGGTTGAACAAATCCCAATAGTTGGACAAACACCGCCATAAAAACAATGGCCTTCAACACGCCGGCTTGCTATAACGCCGCTATAAAACCCACATTAGACAACTCTGTGTCCACCCATTCTTTCTAACCCAAAGACGTACCCGACCCAAATTCAAAGAGAATGGGCACAGGTAGTGAGGTTCCTTGGCGGATATCAAGGTCGGGAATTGAGGAAGCTAAAGGAGCCCAAGAAACTCCGGTGTCGCGATAGCAAATGGAAAGCCACACGCAGCCCAACGGAGGAGGTGAGTAATCGTCGAGTGCCACAGGAAAGTGGATATGGGTATTGTACCATGGGTCAATGAGAGGAAGGCATTCACTACCTAGATTGCGACCCTCTTCGTCCTCCTCGGAACAGTCAGATTTGGAATGGGGAACCTCTCCACCCATGGTTTTGGCAGGCGGATCGTCAGTGGCAACCTCTTTCCTTTTACGGCAGGAAAAACTATCACCTTTCGCCGGTGACATTATAGATGGATCGAATGAAGAAGGTAATGAGTAATGAGGTTTTGGGAAGATGAGACGGTGAagggaaatgaaaagaaaagtttatgatagaataatgaggaaaagaaaaatgaagagacTAAGGACAATAAAAGCGACGTAAAGGAAGCAATGGGTCAGTTGTCAAAAGACATTAAATTAATGAAGCAGAGGTTGTGTTCCAGAATAACTACTAAACTGGGAAATTCGAAGAGACAAGTCTGTTCATGGCAAGAAAGGAAACAAGGCGGGGCCCACTGTTTAAAAAACccgtaaaggaaaaaaaaaattattacgtAAGCATTCGCATGTGAATTGCAGGATTAATCCATATGCTCAGGGGGCTGAATGTCGATACCCACTTTTGACAAAGGGCCCAACGACataagaagcccaacaatatgaagaaagtgagaaagggAAAACTGTAAAGGAACAAGAATAAAAagaggttaaaaaaaaagggttgagGAAGCCCAAGGAATGAAGTATTTGCCTATGGGAATAATAAGAGATAAAAAGGAAGTAAATGGGCCAGAAAAGCTTGGGAAATAAATTAGTAAACTCATTAGGTTGGCTTAAAGGCCAATAAGACCAAAAAGCAATAAAATGTAGAGATGTGGTAATTAGGCCGAGGAGGCCCAAAGGATCTAGcaaaaagcccatgggagtaAAAGAGGTAAAGAGGAAGTAAATGAGCTGAGAAAGCCCTAGAAATGAAATAATGAAATGGGCTGGCACAGCAGGAATGTTGgctaataaaatccaaaaaaggtAAAGATGTAGAAAGTGGGCCTGGGAAGCCCTGAGAAAAGGATTGACAAAAAAGTGGATTGGCACGTCAGTCCACGAGTTCACAGGGTAACATGAAGTAAAAGGGAGGGTATAGCTACAGTAGACACGATGAAGTGATGTGACAGGATTAGTAGCCAAGAGGCCCACGAACACCAAGAAGAAAAACATGGGCTCAGCTGGAAGATGAGGTCCTTCGCCCAAGCAATGCCCAGTccaaagaaaggaagaaagacaAGGAACAAGAGCACAAAAGCCCACACATCCTTCACGCCACAAGAGATAAACCTCAATCAAAACATACAGCAGAATCAAACAAACACAGAGGCAGTAGAAATGGAATGAAggccaaaaagaaacaaattcagACAAAGTGGAACATGCACAAAGGATCAAGGCACCACCtacttgtacccagccaatacatgGGAGGTGAGCCATGGGTCAAGGTATTCAGAGGGTGTGGTCTAACGGTGGGGAGAAAGAGGGGGTTTATTTTAGGATTCCCACTCAAATTTCTTTGGGAGAGATATCCTGGTAGGATGGCATctcacccaaaagaagtaaatGAGGGTTGGGACCACTTGATGCATGCTATAGAGGTAGGTGATGAAGAGGCTTAATCCTTATCCAGATAAGAGTAGTAAAAAACAGAGAGAGGTAAGAAACAAGACAAACAATTTTGTCTGGAAATGAGAAGTGATGCAACCAACACATTCAGAGCTATAGTAGTGGCTAAGCAACTGACAAGCCAATGAGTAGTCTTGGAAGGACACCCATAAGAAGTCAAAAGTAGTTAAGGGGTATAAATAGCAAATCCCACCATGGCAGATGGTATAAAAAGCAATAGTTGTGAACAGTAAAGGGGAGAGGAAGGAACCGAAAGAAGAGAAGGTAGAACAAGAAGGaaaaacagagaaaagaaaagaataaaaagaaaatcagaGAAGCATAAGTGGTAGGAATAGAGGTATGCATCAATAGACTacctttttctctccctcttgatAGACCCACTCTTTGGGAGACTAGGGATTGAAACTTAAACCATTTAAGTCATTTTTTCTAAAGTGCATAACTTCTATGGCAGAAGCCTTCCTTGAGATTACTCACATTGGAGATTAGTTCCCTTCTTAGACTCGCATCTGCTGAGAAGCTAAGCCTATTTTACTGGCaaacaagtttttctttttatgattgATGAGTGATTAGTTTACTATTCTGTTATTGAACTGCCTACTGTAGTGTTGTTTTCACGGTTGTATTATTTTGCCATAACCTTATTAGGTCATTTCCCTTTATTTAGGCATTAATGTTATTTGTCTAGCACTATAGTTATTTTGTCATACTGTATTTCCTGCTATAACATCTATAATAGTTGTTCCTGCTGTGGACACGCCGTACACTTGATACCTAGGCCAGAACACGTCTGTGTTGGGATGGCCCGACTTGTGACAAACAGGCCTAAAATGTATTTCATTTAGGTCAGCCCCAACTCTCTTACCTCAAACCCATGGGCCGCAATACAGCAAAAGAGACCAAAGCCCAACAacacaaaaaggcccaccacaactGGTTATATAGTTATTATTACCAAAACCTGCATAAGATTCCATTCAATTGAATTCTCCAATTCCTTGCGACACATAGCATTTATTTGatacaaaccaaaaattttgCTGCAACTTGTAATTTGCACCCTCAAATATTACAATAATATCAACGTATCCCAACTGTCAACATTTATTATTAACTTACACATAAATAACCTTTTGAATAGATTACAATtttctatatatgtgtgtgtgtatatatattaagcaAGGTTAATAACAAAATCGTGACTAATCAAACTTAAAGGGTGTAGAGAGTTTTTGCACTATAATCAAGTGACCGATTTAGAAACAACCTCAAACTTGGGTGTAGAGAGTTTTTGCActaaataataatcaaaatgTATGAAGATCCcattatattttcctttatattttataatataaaacagTCGTTCAGAAAATCACCATCCCTATGCTTAAGTTGTTATTGTGAGCTATCTGGGTGAGGGTGAGCCtaataaccaaaacaaaagaattgcAATGTGGCAGGTAACTCAGGTTTTAGGCTATAAAAGATAAGACAAAAAACTTATGGACTGGCAAACTTTCATATGGTCAAAAGAAATGGTAGGCCAACCTTGCCCTCCTGCCAGTTATTTAGCAATTGCATAGTCTTGGACCAGCAAAATTCAAATAGCCAAGAAAAAATGGTAGGCCAGCATTGGCCCCCTGCCAGTCATTCAACACACTTAGCTTAAGTCACATCATGAGCTCTAAACAAATATGTTCTGTTCCATTCAGGCCTTTCATTTTCTTATGGTGAACTTATCATCTTTTCTGCCAGTCGTTTAGCCTTTCAAATATCTGTTTTCTATCTGAGAGTGGCAAAAACAAGTAGTAGCTACTAAAAGGATCCATATTATTCCATTTTCATTGGTGAAATAATTTGAAccacaaagaagaaagaaaatatactTTTCCGGCAAAAGCATGCGCTATAATATAATTTCAGTCTACATCTGAACGTGACAAGAAAAGAAATTCGAACACGATACCATTCAAGTTGCACTATAATAGGAGGCTTCATTATCACAAAATTATTATCAACATGACAATTGCCAACAAATCACACAAGgaatttcaaaaatgaaaaattgaaattaaacgAAACTTGACGGAGAGTTGGATTTTACAAAAATTCCAATTCTACCCACACTAGAGAGAGAAAGGACTATTTCCCAGACACCTTAATATAGCCGGGTCCACCTCTCCGGTTCAAATTTAACATTGATGGCCCTATAAATCTTTTTCCCTTTCTGtagaatattaaaattttaaaaaaaaaaaaaaacccactaaacagaaacaaggaaaaagaaatataagacAAATTGAATTATGGATTTCAAAGACAAAGCTAACCTTCTTTCCTTTCCATCATTTccattctttatcttcttttcctGGCACAAACCTAGGCAAATTCAACAATGTGTTTACACGAGACACTCCTTCTAGAGCAGACCAGTCTTTTCCCACATCTGTATGCATTTCCTCCTCCCTTGAGGCATCTTCACTGCTTCCTTCTTGCGGAATCTCATTACCATTTCGGACAGTTCCTGAACGGTCCAAAGTGGCTGGACCAGAGGGATCTTCTTTCTCACTGCAAGACTCAACCTGGTCCACTGAAGTGAGCTGATCATTTAACTTGCTATTGGAAGCAGTACATGCGCTGTTTGTGTCAAAGAAGAGGCAAACTACAGCACAGTCATCAATTTTGGAAGTTGGATATTTGCATCTCCAAGCACGAACTGCTGACTCAACCAGGTACCTAGCCACAGAGGCACGTGCTGGGGCTGATGCTACAATGTCTACCACTTCTTTGTTTGATAGCACATCCCAAATCTGTGGAAAAGTCACATTAGTCTTACTTGAAAGTTAGAAGAAACAGTATAGGCaggcaaaaaagaaatccaattATTGAAACAGAGGACAAAAGACCTATACTTGGCTCTCTTACCCCATCCGTAGCTAAGACAATAAATTCATCCTTCTCAGTGATGCGCCAATAGGATATATCCGGCACAGAGATCAGACCATAATCTTTTAGGCAGAAATCTCCAAAAGCACGTGCCATGGCAAGGCCAGGGGAGTCATTATTTGGCAGCCAGACACGAGCAACCTCAGGTTCATCCTGGAGAGCAAAAACACGCCCTTTACACTTTCGGATTCTCTCTGCTTCCGCTGTAAGGGgacataaacaaagaaaaagacttAAGCAAGACATTGACGACAAGGAGAAAGAGGATAAACCAAATTGATGGTGAAAAGAAGTGACCAAGTAAGAATAAAATTGATCACTAAAATCTTCCCTTTCTATTTCCTGCTCAATGTTCAAGGTAAATGAAAACAATTAACCTGTATATCAAGAAACCCCACTCCAAAAGAGCAATGGCAAACCACAAATATGCAAGCCCCTAATTGTGACATCATAAACCAGCAAATCCTATTTACCAAGAAGGTCCTTCGATTCATAATTGACATTACATCACAATGCAAGCCTAATGCCAACTGTTTGCCTCATGCCAAACCACAACAATACCAGCACCCCAATCAAGTTAGATTAATGGAACCTGCAAATTAATGGGCTTTTAGGTTTTTTTCCCATC
Protein-coding regions in this window:
- the LOC115991592 gene encoding uncharacterized protein LOC115991592, with product MLEGPKTVADPTMLTSPISAVPTTLTLVGPGPSLIEVVPTFRFEVGSSFATIPNPVSKAAIFFTRFNHVETNDLDLSDLWGVGSLYVDFRGFRVPKECITHLEAVYSNCGDFMQGFLLSRSTRDHFLKLLGSLMNNIEHNFIDTISAKRILQWRVAVQELIIIGFAVEFLLDHL